A stretch of Lathyrus oleraceus cultivar Zhongwan6 chromosome 6, CAAS_Psat_ZW6_1.0, whole genome shotgun sequence DNA encodes these proteins:
- the LOC127097009 gene encoding 22.7 kDa class IV heat shock protein precursor, which produces MSLKPLNMLLVPFLLLILAADFPLKAKGSLLPFIDSPNTLLSDLWSDRFPDPFRVLEQIPYGVEKHEPSITLSHARVDWKETPEGHVIMVDVPGLKKDDIKIEVEENRVLRVSGERKKEEDKKGDHWHRVERSYGKFWRQFKLPQNVDLDSVKAKMENGVLTLTLHKLSHDKIKGPRMVSIVEEDDKPSKIVNDELK; this is translated from the coding sequence ATGAGTCTGAAACCTCTAAACATGTTACTCGTTCCATTTCTTCTGCTTATTCTCGCGGCTGATTTTCCTTTGAAAGCAAAAGGATCACTACTACCATTCATAGATTCTCCCAACACTCTCTTATCGGATCTCTGGTCTGATCGTTTCCCAGATCCGTTTCGCGTCTTAGAACAAATTCCCTATGGAGTTGAGAAACACGAACCATCCATAACATTGTCACATGCTAGAGTAGACTGGAAGGAAACTCCAGAGGGACATGTGATAATGGTGGACGTGCCTGGGTTGAAAAAAGATGATATAAAGATAGAAGTGGAAGAGAATAGGGTGCTAAGAGTGAGTGGTGAGAGGAAGAAAGAAGAAGATAAAAAAGGAGATCATTGGCACAGAGTTGAAAGATCTTATGGAAAGTTCTGGAGGCAGTTTAAATTACCTCAAAATGTTGATTTGGATTCTGTCAAAGCTAAAATGGAAAACGGTGTTCTTACTTTAACTCTTCATAAGTTGTCGCATGATAAGATTAAAGGTCCTAGAATGGTTAGTATTGTGGAAGAGGATGACAAACCATCTAAGATCGTCAATGATGAGTTGAAATAA